In Dreissena polymorpha isolate Duluth1 chromosome 11, UMN_Dpol_1.0, whole genome shotgun sequence, the genomic window GATTGTGGTTactgtggtggtggtggggatGGTTGTGATGAttgtgttggtgatgatgatgatgatgatatcggGTTTGATGGTGATGaatgtgatggtggtggtgatgatggggGATATAATGGTGATGAATGTAATGGTGATGGTGCTATTGATTGTGGttattgtggtggtggtggggatGGTTGTGATGACTGTGGGTATGATGGTGATGaatgtgatggtgatgatggtgtttgtgatgaTTGTGGTAATAGTTGTGACGGTGGTGTAGATGGTTGTGaaggtggtggtgatagtggtggtaaTGGTGGCGGTGGCGAttgtggtggtgttgatggtggcggtggtgatgatggtggaggtggtgatgatggtggtgatgatggttgtGGTGTGATAGTGGTGATGGTTATGATGGTGTTTGTGGTGACGGTGATGGTGGTAGTGATTGTGATGGAGGTGATGTTGGTGTTGAAAGTTGTAATGGCGGTGGTGATTGTGATGATGGGGAAGATGATTATAGTTATcgtggtggtgatgataatgatggttatGGTGATGGTAGAAGTGATCGTGGTCATGATGGTAATGGTGGTGAAGGGGGCGATGGTGGTGGTGAGGGGTCATAgttgtggtgatggtggtaaTGTTGGTATTGGTGCTTGTGGTGGTGGAAATGGTAATGATGGTGGAGGTTATTTGTCATGTTGTTGCTGAATGTAAGGGTGGCTTTGGTGGTGTTGATGGAGATATAATCGGTGATTAAAGTTTTAAGGATGATGGTGGTTGTTATGGTGATTGGAATGGTGTTGGTGATGTTATCGTGGTGTGGTGGTAATTGTGATGGTGATGTTGGCGGTGATGGTGGTGGGGATGAaagtgatggtggtgttggtgattGTGGAGGTGATGGTGATGGAAATGGCTGTGATGGTGGTGTTGAAGGTGGTGGTGGGGATATGCTGGTGATGTTCATTGAAGTGGTGGTATTGGTGATGGTTGTGACGGAAGTTGGGTTGGTGGTGATAATGGTGACAATtgtgatgatgttggtggtgctTGGGGTGGTGGTGCTTATGATTTTAGTGGTGGTGGCGATGATAATGGTGGTGTTGATTATGTTGGTGATGGTTGGGTGGTGGTAGTGATTGGGATTGAagtcgtggtggtggtgatgttggttgtgatgatggtgttggtggaGATTATAtatatgacgtaccatttgggtcaaaagttaacAAGACCttctaggtaaaaagagaaatgtacatcgacgtacaatatgtacgtcgacgttcATTATTTTGTACTTAGACGTACacaattgtacttcgacgtacaatttttaccgaccctcgagtgttagccaatcagaagaccccttacatctgttgctttgatccgcatgttaaacattcactgcgctattttcagactctatacgatttttatttcaaaatttgattccATATTAGTTGACCTATGCTTTCTAAACAATCGTGTTACCAcgataaaacagcggaagtctacactgtgtattagcaacctgctgtggtgatcccgaTCTTATCCCTTTGAGTGTAAAGTTATgacatatagatcagacatcggccggctgTCTAATAAAGTGCattatatttattacttaaaccgattttagaataaataccgttaagtagatacttatttttaattctttgtttttgtgtgttttttcaattttgatatttttattattttgtactcaattaaaaaagagatttgaaacatttattatgaataaatctgaaggaaaagtgGCTCAAGAAACGAGTGTTTTTGATTGGATGTTTagaaaatttgtacgtcgacgtacaaaaatggacgtcgaagtacaatatacaaatatatacgtcgaagtgtatttcatatttgtacgtcgacgtacatattgtacgtcaacgTATATTTCtctttacctagtaggtcttgttgactttcgacccaaatggtacgccatatgTTCTCAGGTTACTTTGAACGCCAAACTGTAATTTTCACCGTCCAATCGGTTCCGAGAATGCTTAAGGCGAGGTTATGTggcgactattatttttgattgacgtcggtcaataAAGTCAGCGTTTACATCAGACtgtttaacaaataatgcaagttttaccatttacataatataaaacggtaatcaatacagtacattaaagacaatgtcgggcatcatcctAATGCCTTTTAACTGTAGTTACTTATGAACAGTTaaaagcaaatggtgagcaattgaatccttatggtgactaagttgtgaaaacaacaacctttaaagaatctacgcgttagcaatttaatttcagtacacgTATAGCCATGTGTTaatattttctgatttaaaaaagTCCCTTCTACGCAtctaaaaaaacgtgtttttatgaGTGCGACATTGTTACTACATGTATCGTCTGTCCAGTTCCACGCATGAAAAGCGTGTGTTTTGCGACAACAAGGTGCtataactaaatatagacgtgcagatcagtacatgtagtattttatgatgaacaaaagctgtctccattcgaagacatatgcccctgaaaaactCTTTTTCtgaacctaaacgcagatttccaaaccttaacgcggacccgaagttcaaggtcatgggggtcaaaatgtgtgtgcgtatggaaaggccttgtctatatacacatgcataccaaatatcaaggttacatc contains:
- the LOC127849962 gene encoding uncharacterized protein LOC127849962 — protein: MVVVMVIGMVLVMLSWCGGNCDGDVGGDGGGDESDGGVGDCGGDGDGNGCDGGVEGGGGDMLVMFIEVVVLVMVVTEVGLVVIMVTIVMMLVVLGVVVLMILVVVAMIMVVLIMLVMVGWW